In Euphorbia lathyris chromosome 10, ddEupLath1.1, whole genome shotgun sequence, a single genomic region encodes these proteins:
- the LOC136209796 gene encoding uncharacterized protein gives MASLSVDIARATSFISFSSRKQTPLSTSGTSLLPLFFKPQPTLSIQATRSFHSTNLALGFSKPSFKNPCRFSFAAASPQTEDCDVTTKIPPDDRIPATIITGFLGSGKTTLLNHILTADHGKRIAVIENEYGEVDIDGSLVAATTTGAQDIIMLNNGCLCCTMRGDLVRMIAG, from the exons ATGGCTTCACTATCAGTGGATATAGCAAGAGCCACCTCCTTCATTTCCTTCTCTTCTCGCAAACAAACCCCTCTTTCCACTAGTGGCACCTCACTCCTTCCTCTTTTCTTCAAACCTCAACCCACCTTATCCATTCAAGCTACCCGCTCCTTTCATTCTACAAACCTTGCTCTCGGTTTCTCCAAACCATCTTTCAAAAACCCCTGTAGATTTTCTTTTGCCGCCGCATCCCCCCAGACCGAGGATTGTGATGTCACCACCAAGATTCCTCCCGATGATCGAATTCCTGCTACCATTATTACCGGCTTTTTGGGTTCTGGAAAG ACAACATTACTTAACCATATATTGACTGCAGACCATGGGAAGCGCATAGCAGTGATTGAGAATGAG TACGGTGAAGTTGACATTGATGGTTCTCTAGTTGCTGCAACAACTACCGGAGCTCAAGACATTATTATGTTGAACAATGGTTGTTTGTGCTGTACAATGAGGGGTGATCTTGTGAGAATGATAGCTGGCTAG